A window of the Chloroflexus sp. Y-396-1 genome harbors these coding sequences:
- a CDS encoding glycosyltransferase family 2 protein produces MNISIVIPTLHSSMLRDVIMSLDRQTASSHIREIIVVGQCTPDQVIPPARFVPTSRPVAAAVARNLGAQIASGDVLLFIDSDCIAHPYLVERHLALHTSGRMVVGGSIAVERDDAYWRLCDNLLSFTSFLNIMPSGDRAYLPSLNLSIRRSLFIAIGGFDERFGGAAGEDIDFSLRLREYGHHLFFASDAIVYHRPQRVNVAAVIDHLRSFGRIQVLLHQRHRQLGRSALPNGLRPWVWLLLSVAPLLSVADMLRLYYRYPQLRSFWHCLPGMALGKSAWYWGYGEMLLLQRNDPI; encoded by the coding sequence GTGAACATATCGATTGTTATTCCTACCCTTCATTCCTCAATGCTCCGTGACGTTATTATGTCGTTAGACCGACAAACAGCGAGTTCTCACATTCGCGAAATTATCGTTGTCGGCCAATGTACACCTGATCAAGTCATTCCGCCAGCGCGATTTGTTCCAACTAGTCGGCCAGTTGCCGCTGCAGTAGCTCGAAATCTCGGTGCTCAGATTGCAAGTGGTGATGTGTTACTATTCATTGACTCGGATTGCATCGCACATCCCTATCTTGTAGAACGTCATCTTGCACTCCATACGAGTGGCCGAATGGTGGTAGGAGGTAGCATTGCAGTTGAAAGAGATGATGCTTACTGGCGATTATGTGATAATCTTCTATCGTTTACCTCTTTCTTGAACATAATGCCGTCAGGTGATCGAGCGTATTTGCCAAGTCTAAACTTGAGCATACGGCGCTCACTCTTCATTGCTATTGGCGGCTTCGATGAGCGATTTGGTGGAGCGGCAGGGGAAGATATCGATTTTAGTCTTCGACTGCGCGAGTACGGGCACCATTTATTCTTTGCCTCCGACGCTATCGTGTATCATCGTCCTCAGCGAGTTAATGTCGCCGCAGTCATCGATCACTTACGTTCGTTTGGTCGAATTCAGGTTCTCCTGCATCAGCGTCATCGCCAGCTTGGCCGGTCTGCGTTGCCTAATGGGCTGCGACCGTGGGTATGGTTGTTACTATCAGTTGCGCCACTACTGTCAGTGGCAGATATGTTACGATTGTACTATCGCTATCCGCAGCTTCGGTCATTTTGGCACTGCCTTCCTGGGATGGCGTTAGGGAAAAGCGCCTGGTACTGGGGATACGGCGAGATGCTACTATTGCAAAGGAATGATCCTATATGA
- a CDS encoding class I SAM-dependent methyltransferase — protein MSINPIDDRLGKHLSPGDRHYRAFVSHPDNYDIVAALQFNLLTSLGLREHHYLLDIGCGSLRGGRLFIPYLLSGHYFGIEPEQWLIEEGIKHELGESILAVKQPSFAHDRSFNLEVFGRTFDFLLAQSIFSHASALQIKACVASAKKVMKPDAIFVANFVESNENYTGHEWVYPGGSYYTLDFMCRLVEEQGMTCIPIHWPHPVGLRWILIVHPQQANRQFLKDMDVVTLRAERDAALARLCKIESHPYVMFGRTVRRWLYALLQRRTH, from the coding sequence ATGAGTATCAATCCAATTGATGATCGGTTAGGCAAGCACCTTTCGCCGGGTGATCGTCACTATCGTGCTTTCGTAAGCCATCCTGACAACTATGATATTGTTGCTGCACTACAATTTAATTTGCTAACCTCACTGGGTTTACGTGAACATCATTATCTCCTTGATATTGGATGCGGATCACTGCGTGGTGGACGATTGTTCATTCCATATTTGCTGAGTGGTCATTATTTCGGGATTGAACCAGAACAATGGTTAATTGAGGAAGGTATCAAACATGAGCTAGGGGAATCCATTCTTGCGGTAAAGCAGCCATCGTTCGCTCACGACCGCTCGTTCAATCTTGAAGTATTTGGAAGAACGTTTGATTTTCTTTTGGCACAGTCGATCTTTTCACACGCATCAGCCTTACAGATCAAAGCATGTGTCGCTTCTGCCAAGAAGGTGATGAAACCTGATGCCATCTTTGTGGCTAACTTTGTGGAGAGTAATGAAAATTACACTGGTCATGAATGGGTATACCCTGGTGGATCATACTATACACTAGATTTTATGTGCAGGTTGGTCGAGGAGCAAGGAATGACTTGCATACCAATTCATTGGCCGCATCCAGTGGGACTGCGCTGGATTTTGATCGTACATCCTCAACAAGCAAACCGTCAGTTTCTAAAGGATATGGATGTTGTGACCTTACGAGCCGAACGTGATGCTGCTCTCGCTCGTCTCTGTAAAATTGAATCACATCCTTATGTCATGTTTGGGCGAACTGTACGTCGCTGGTTATATGCGTTATTGCAACGTCGAACACACTGA
- a CDS encoding NAD(+) synthase: MQPFSSIYRHGLARLAVAIPAVRIAEPDFNAERTIALARRAAAEGAILVLFPELGISAYSNDDLFQQTTLLDAVERALQTIVLASHTINAILLVGAPLRHEGRLFNCAVAIANGHIVGVTPKSYLPNYREFYEKRHFAAARDAIGNTIRVNGQQVPFGTNLIYDVATIPGLAVHVEICEDLWTPVPPSTFAALAGATVLCNLSASNITIGKADYRRALCTSQSARTIAAYLYSAAGLGESTTDLAWDGHALICENGELLAESRRFCDEEQIIFADVDLERLQQDRMRQTSFSDCIGDYLSYLRQMRHISVNITPPIVSDLRRVVARFPFVPNDPATRDERCYEAYNIQVHGLIQRMRSARVQKVVIGVSGGLDSTQALIVATRAMDRLGLPRQNVLAYTMPGFATSSQTRRNALALMAALGVSANEIDIRPSALQMLRDLGHPAGEGEPIYDVTFENVQAGERISHLFRLANYHNAIVIGTGDLSELALGWCTYGVGDQMSHYNVNASVPKTLIQHLIRYVIRSGELGETANRVLASILATEISPELVPAAANSDDKPAQRTEEIVGPYALQDFNLYYITRYGFRPSKVTFLALHAWGDASAGEWPEGLPANERRSYDLPTILRWLKVFVYRFFQISQFKRSAMPNGPKVGSGGSLSPRGDWRAPSDSSAATWLAEIERLEEEVGVK; encoded by the coding sequence ATGCAACCTTTTTCTTCCATTTACCGGCATGGCCTGGCCCGGTTAGCAGTTGCGATTCCGGCAGTACGGATTGCCGAGCCGGACTTCAACGCTGAACGCACTATCGCACTGGCGCGCCGCGCTGCTGCTGAAGGGGCAATTCTGGTTCTCTTTCCTGAACTAGGCATCTCAGCTTATAGCAACGACGATCTCTTTCAGCAGACCACACTTCTTGATGCAGTTGAACGTGCATTGCAAACGATAGTCCTTGCTTCGCATACGATTAACGCCATACTGCTTGTCGGAGCACCGCTCCGTCATGAGGGGCGTCTTTTCAACTGTGCCGTAGCGATTGCAAATGGGCACATCGTTGGTGTCACCCCGAAGAGTTATCTGCCCAACTATCGCGAATTTTACGAAAAACGCCATTTTGCTGCTGCCCGTGACGCCATTGGCAACACGATCCGCGTAAACGGTCAGCAAGTTCCATTTGGCACGAACTTGATCTACGACGTGGCAACCATCCCCGGCCTGGCAGTTCATGTTGAAATCTGCGAAGACCTATGGACTCCCGTCCCTCCCAGTACCTTTGCAGCACTGGCCGGTGCAACCGTTCTCTGCAATCTATCGGCCTCGAACATCACCATTGGCAAAGCCGACTACCGGCGGGCATTATGTACGAGCCAATCGGCGCGTACTATTGCTGCCTATCTCTATTCGGCAGCCGGGCTGGGAGAGAGCACCACCGATCTGGCGTGGGATGGTCACGCACTCATTTGTGAAAACGGTGAACTACTGGCTGAGTCACGGCGTTTTTGCGATGAAGAGCAGATCATCTTTGCCGATGTTGATCTCGAACGCCTGCAACAAGATCGCATGCGTCAGACCAGTTTCAGCGACTGTATCGGTGATTACCTGTCGTACCTGCGGCAGATGCGGCACATTTCAGTGAACATCACCCCCCCGATAGTCAGCGATCTTCGTCGCGTTGTTGCCCGCTTCCCATTTGTACCAAACGATCCGGCTACCCGTGATGAACGTTGCTACGAAGCCTACAACATTCAGGTCCACGGTCTAATCCAGCGCATGCGCAGCGCCCGCGTTCAAAAAGTAGTCATCGGCGTCTCCGGTGGCCTCGACAGCACCCAGGCCCTGATCGTTGCGACACGAGCGATGGATCGACTGGGATTACCCCGCCAGAACGTCCTGGCCTACACCATGCCCGGCTTTGCCACCAGCAGCCAGACTCGGCGTAATGCCCTTGCGCTCATGGCGGCACTCGGCGTTAGCGCTAACGAAATCGATATTCGGCCATCGGCACTGCAAATGCTTCGCGATCTTGGTCATCCGGCCGGCGAAGGCGAACCAATATACGACGTTACCTTCGAGAATGTACAGGCTGGCGAACGCATATCGCACCTGTTTCGCCTGGCCAACTACCACAATGCGATTGTTATCGGTACCGGTGATCTAAGCGAACTTGCACTCGGCTGGTGTACGTATGGCGTTGGCGACCAGATGTCCCACTACAATGTAAACGCCTCAGTACCGAAAACGCTCATCCAACACCTGATCCGATACGTCATTCGGAGCGGCGAACTGGGAGAAACAGCTAACCGTGTGCTGGCATCCATTCTGGCGACCGAAATCTCACCAGAACTGGTACCGGCGGCAGCCAACAGCGATGACAAACCGGCGCAACGCACCGAAGAGATCGTAGGGCCATACGCTCTCCAGGACTTCAACCTCTACTACATCACCCGGTACGGCTTTCGTCCGAGCAAAGTTACTTTTCTGGCGCTTCATGCGTGGGGGGACGCTTCGGCAGGAGAATGGCCGGAAGGTCTGCCGGCGAATGAACGTCGATCGTATGATTTGCCAACCATCCTACGCTGGCTAAAAGTCTTCGTCTACCGTTTCTTCCAGATCAGCCAGTTCAAACGCTCGGCAATGCCAAATGGCCCCAAAGTCGGTTCAGGCGGTTCACTCTCTCCGCGTGGCGACTGGCGGGCGCCAAGCGATTCCAGTGCCGCAACGTGGTTAGCCGAGATCGAGCGTTTGGAGGAGGAGGTGGGAGTGAAATAA
- a CDS encoding NAD-dependent succinate-semialdehyde dehydrogenase, translating into MTLTGEEVLTTLPFLLLINGEWREANNGATFAVTNPANGSVLGYVPDAGVEETRAAIAAAVAAQPGWAATPAGERATLLRRVATMMLERQQELATIMTLEQGKPLAEARGEIAYAASFLNWFAGEAERIYGMTIPASTNSKRILVLRQPVGVVAMITPWNFPSAMITRKLGPALAAGCTVICKPAEQTPLSALALGQLFTEVGAPPGVVNIITCRDPRPFADTIFTDTRVRKISFTGSTEVGKELMRRSADTLKRISLELGGNAPFIVFADADLDAAVRGAVASKFRNAGQTCVCANRIFVQRPIYATFAERFAAEVSRLTVGDGLQPGVNIGPLIDEQARQKVERHVHDALVSGARLLVGGGPAPLGGNFWLPTVLLDARSDMLVAREETFGPVAPLIPFDDEAEVIRMANDTPYGLAAYAFTRDVGRVWRLAEGLEYGIIGINDPIPSTAQAPFGGVKQSGIGREGGPTGIDEYLDIKYVSIGI; encoded by the coding sequence ATGACGCTAACAGGCGAAGAAGTTCTCACCACCCTGCCATTTCTTTTGCTGATCAACGGTGAGTGGCGTGAAGCGAACAACGGCGCAACCTTTGCCGTCACCAATCCGGCCAACGGTTCGGTGCTGGGGTATGTCCCTGATGCCGGAGTAGAAGAGACACGGGCTGCAATTGCAGCAGCCGTGGCCGCCCAGCCCGGTTGGGCTGCCACACCAGCGGGCGAGCGGGCAACGCTGTTACGGCGGGTTGCCACGATGATGCTTGAACGCCAGCAAGAGCTGGCAACAATCATGACGCTCGAACAGGGAAAACCTCTGGCCGAAGCGCGTGGTGAGATCGCCTACGCTGCCAGCTTTCTCAATTGGTTTGCCGGTGAGGCCGAACGAATTTATGGCATGACGATTCCCGCTTCGACGAATAGCAAGCGCATTCTGGTGTTGCGCCAACCGGTAGGTGTGGTGGCAATGATTACACCGTGGAATTTTCCGAGCGCAATGATTACCCGCAAATTAGGACCGGCACTCGCTGCTGGTTGCACCGTCATCTGTAAACCAGCCGAACAAACTCCGCTCTCGGCACTGGCACTGGGTCAGCTCTTCACCGAAGTCGGTGCGCCGCCCGGCGTAGTCAATATCATCACCTGCCGCGATCCGCGTCCCTTCGCTGATACGATCTTCACCGATACGCGCGTGCGTAAAATTAGCTTTACCGGTAGCACTGAGGTTGGCAAGGAATTGATGCGTCGTTCGGCAGATACGCTGAAACGGATCTCGCTGGAACTAGGCGGAAATGCACCGTTTATCGTGTTTGCCGATGCCGATCTCGATGCCGCAGTGCGTGGTGCCGTCGCCTCGAAGTTTCGCAATGCCGGGCAAACCTGTGTTTGCGCAAACCGGATTTTTGTCCAGCGTCCGATTTACGCGACCTTCGCCGAACGGTTTGCCGCCGAAGTGAGCCGTCTGACGGTTGGCGATGGGTTGCAACCAGGGGTCAATATCGGCCCGCTGATCGATGAGCAGGCACGTCAGAAAGTGGAGCGCCACGTGCATGACGCATTGGTTAGTGGAGCACGGTTGTTAGTTGGTGGTGGGCCAGCACCACTGGGCGGTAATTTCTGGTTACCAACCGTGTTGCTCGATGCCCGTAGTGATATGCTGGTGGCTCGTGAAGAGACCTTTGGCCCGGTAGCGCCACTGATCCCGTTCGACGATGAAGCAGAAGTGATCCGAATGGCAAATGATACACCGTATGGCCTGGCAGCGTATGCCTTCACCCGCGACGTGGGTCGGGTTTGGCGGCTGGCCGAAGGATTGGAGTACGGTATCATCGGGATCAACGATCCAATTCCTTCTACTGCGCAGGCGCCGTTTGGTGGAGTGAAGCAGAGTGGGATTGGGCGTGAAGGTGGGCCAACCGGAATTGATGAATACCTGGATATTAAGTATGTCTCAATTGGTATCTGA
- a CDS encoding NAD(P)/FAD-dependent oxidoreductase, whose product MSQLVSETFDVVVVGAGAAGLAAARTLHDAGVRVVVVEARPRTGGRIWTDRSYGPYPIELGAELIHGAQTSTVELAMMAGLTLDEVDRYNGLRWGTPARPLSALPSDDPQRRSIEQARALWNTLAVRYADHTPDRSLAADLYHLGLDPAGLAIADVVLAQTCCAELESLSCVDLAREQRGDRAGPREFRLRERYDTLLSWLAQGLDIRLGMPVRAIISRDDEVLVEAPAIVLRARHCIVTAPVAVLAAGMIRFEPPLSASKQAAIAAFRTLPATKHFFWFDTPLWDEGFAYAAHPGLFARWWTPAHPDVRAPLLCCYVTASRAAMLDRLPTAAVRSLGLAELSKLLGRDDVPARCVGFRRYRWATDEYARGGYAHLAPGLAWARPALAAAEGRLHFAGEATAYDSNPQTVHGAIDSGRRAARECLC is encoded by the coding sequence ATGTCTCAATTGGTATCTGAGACGTTTGATGTGGTAGTGGTAGGGGCCGGTGCTGCCGGATTAGCAGCGGCCCGCACCTTGCACGATGCCGGCGTGCGAGTCGTGGTCGTAGAAGCGCGTCCACGCACTGGGGGGCGGATCTGGACAGATCGCAGTTATGGGCCGTATCCGATTGAGTTGGGCGCCGAGTTGATCCACGGTGCACAGACCAGCACGGTTGAGCTGGCGATGATGGCCGGTCTGACCCTGGATGAAGTAGATCGGTACAACGGTTTGCGTTGGGGAACACCGGCCCGACCGCTGAGTGCGTTGCCATCAGACGATCCGCAGCGCCGATCCATTGAGCAGGCCCGTGCGCTCTGGAATACGTTGGCTGTTCGTTACGCCGATCATACGCCAGACCGCTCGTTAGCCGCCGATCTTTATCATCTTGGGCTTGATCCGGCAGGTTTGGCGATTGCCGATGTCGTGTTGGCGCAGACCTGTTGTGCAGAGTTGGAATCGCTCAGTTGTGTTGATCTGGCACGCGAACAGCGTGGTGATCGCGCCGGCCCTCGTGAATTTCGCCTGCGTGAACGGTACGATACCCTGTTGTCATGGCTGGCACAGGGTCTCGATATACGGTTAGGCATGCCGGTGCGGGCGATTATCAGTCGCGATGACGAGGTGCTTGTCGAGGCGCCAGCCATAGTACTGCGTGCCCGCCATTGTATCGTCACAGCGCCGGTAGCAGTACTGGCGGCGGGGATGATTCGCTTTGAGCCACCATTATCAGCTTCTAAACAGGCAGCAATCGCGGCATTTCGCACGCTGCCGGCAACGAAACACTTCTTCTGGTTCGATACGCCGCTCTGGGATGAAGGGTTTGCCTACGCCGCTCATCCGGGTCTGTTCGCTCGTTGGTGGACACCAGCCCATCCCGATGTGCGTGCACCATTGCTCTGTTGTTATGTGACAGCGAGTCGGGCAGCGATGCTTGATCGATTACCGACAGCGGCAGTGCGCTCGCTCGGTCTGGCCGAACTAAGCAAATTGTTAGGGCGTGATGACGTTCCAGCACGATGTGTTGGTTTTCGACGCTATCGTTGGGCTACCGACGAGTATGCGCGCGGTGGCTATGCGCATCTTGCGCCGGGGCTAGCCTGGGCCCGACCAGCGTTAGCAGCAGCAGAGGGTCGTCTGCATTTCGCGGGCGAGGCTACCGCTTACGACAGTAATCCGCAGACAGTTCATGGCGCTATCGATAGTGGCCGCCGGGCGGCCAGGGAGTGTCT